DNA sequence from the Lagenorhynchus albirostris chromosome 13, mLagAlb1.1, whole genome shotgun sequence genome:
ACCAGGGCTTGGGTAGTATACCAGGCAGACCCGGGCTTCGATCCTGCTCTTGTCCCTTCCTGAACGTGACCTCGGGCAGGCTGTCTTCCTCACCTAAGGTGAGGGTAATCGTGCCCACCTCACAAGATGATGATGAGGAAGAGTGAGGACGAGAATGAAAATCCCAGGCAAGGTCACGGGCACAGAGGGGCCTCATGAGTTTTCACTTCTTGAGCCTGGTCTTAGCCCTCCTGAGTCAGGCCGCCCCCTTCCTTTCTTGGTACGCTCCATGCAGCCTCTGAGCCCACATGTGGGCAGTCTCTTTCCTACTCGAGATCCCCACATCTGGACACCAGGTCTTGGGCGTGTTCTCTGGACAGTGTCCCCAGATACTCCACCTTGCTTTCTGGATGGTGGCGCAATGAGAGGGGGTCCCTTGGGCACAGATGACTGTGTCTGACTCTCTGGGCCCTAGTGCGTGTCACATAAGGTTAGGCTGTGGTCCTTCAGCCCAGGGGGTGGTCTCTCCTGCGGACAGGTAGTAAGAGACAGGTGATGGGGCCTCCGTAAACTCTTAGGGTTTGGGGTGTGGGGGAGGCAGCTTGAGCTGTCTGGCTGATTCTGCCTGTGTGTTGCTCTTTTCCAGAATCTACATAACTAAAGTCGAACAGACCCCCATTTTAACTATAGAAAGCATCAACATATAAGTAGAGTAAAAGCTGATATAGCTATTTTGATCTGTAGTTAAGAAGGCATTACCCATGgttcattctttaaaatatcttttcaactCATGCCACATTTTTTGTAAGCAGGCATATGGCAGGGACTGTGATGCCCTAAATTCACTAGAAACATATTCATAGAGATATTTTTCAATACAATGACAAttatctacccacccacccacccacccagaagAAGAGAGGTGGGAGGGTTAAAAATTAAGTCAGCTCTCCAAGTACAGGCACAGGAAGTAAAACCCTTTTGTTAAAAGACTGGGGTTTTGGACATACTATTGTTGAACCAGCTACGTAAAATGTGAGAGTAACTAAATAAAACTGAGGGGGCAGGAAATGACTCCAGTGATGCCACCTCTAAAATGAATAGTAAGGAAGATGGAAGACCAGAGGAAGAAACCCAGTGTTCTGGTGGGACTGGAGGGCTGAACAGATCTTGTGTTTTTCTGCAGACCTGGTGTGGCTCTGGTTCCGTGGACTTTCTGCCACTGTTTGTGGTCTATGTGCTAATGGCTATTATTTGTGATTTTGATGACAAATTGTGCATTTGTGAAACCTTTTAGacttttcaaaacactttcagtcgtctatttttttttttaaagcagaagacAGAGAGCAGATAGGACTGTACACCAAGGATTTCCATCTCCTCCAGCAAGGAGAAAGATTTTCAAACTAAAAAGCAGGTATTTTgtgagcaagaaaaacaaaagagaattgTTAAGAAGCCAGCATGTGTTCATTGAGAACAAATCATGCAAAACCAacctaattttcttaaaaaaaaaatggaccagTCAGTTGGGGAATTGCTATGGTGTAATATCTTAATTCTGGGAAACCATTTGACAGTGTGTCTCAGTACAGTTTTCTGGACAAGGTAGAGAAATGTGAGCTGGAGATGATGTAACTCAAGGGTGCTGATTAATGGAACATTGCTAACCTGTAGGGAGATCTTTTAGTGGTATTTACTTTAGGTCATATCCTCCTCAACAATTACAGCAATGACTTGGATAAAGCCAGGAGGCAAGTTTCTCAGAACTGAGGATGACTCAGAGCTGGGAAGCATAGCTAATACATTACATCCTGATAAAATTGAGAAATGATGAACGTAAGTTGTTGCCTTTGTGTCAAGAAGTGAATTGCGTGAGTACATAAAAATGGTAATAGCTAACACTGAGCGCTTACCTCAATGTGCCAGGCTCACTGCAAAGTGCCTCACgtgcattctttcatttaatcctcacgacaaccctatgaggtaggtattaccTTACAGATGAGcagaccaaggcccagagaggatcagtaacttgcccagtgtcacacaaTTTATatgtggtggagccaggattttaaCCCAGGACTGTCTGTGATTTTAAAGCCCAGACAGCATTCCTTTAAACAATAACATCGTTCATTATTTAGTGCTTATGAAGGCCCAGCCAGAGCGCTAAGCATTTCCCATCCCATTTAATCACAAGCAGGCTTTCTTATCCCCATTTAGATTAGGGGAGAGTGGTCCATTTCTTGCCAAAAGATGTCTAAGTTTTAGTTGACAGCAAGGCAGCGTGATCCAACAGAACACGTGCGGCCCTGATCAGGGGAGCTGGGGATGGTTCTATCAAAATCCACTAGCCAGACTGCAGTGGGAGTTCTGGGTCTAGTCCCAGGCATCCTATTTTAAGAGATGCAGAGAGGAGTAGAGAGTGGTGGAAATCCAGACATAGAGGAAGTGTTGAAGAGTTTTCCCTGAGGAGGAAAGCCATGGACAGGCAAGTGGACAAGGTGGCTTCCGGGTCCCTCCTGGGGAGGGTTGATCCTTGAAGAGTTGGATCTCAGCTTAACATGGAAGCTCTAAAGCAGTGAGCCGGCGGGCGCAAGGCGGGGAACAGCCGAGAAGCAGGTAAGGTGGGCTCCCCGTGCAGGTCAGGGATGGGCTCCCCTCACCCCTAGTTTCCCTGCACCCTTCACCTCCCAGCTGGGACCTGTCACCTACCAGGCGGGGCGTCGCCTGCTGCCGCAGCTGCTCCATCACCTCTTCGTGCTGCCGCTGCCGCTCGTTCTCCTCCTGCAGGTACCAGAGCCGCTCGAGCTCGAACTCCATGCGCATCTTCTCCAGCTCCATCTCGTCGTTtcgctggggccctggggtccccgGCGCCGCTGCGGCTGGGGCCAGGGGCGGCTCTGCACGTTCAGGTCCATCGCCCTCCTGGCCCTTGGTGGTGGCGGGGCTGGCCTTGGAGGAGAGTGACTTAGGTGGCCCCGGGCAGCCTCTGTCCTCACAAGTTTCCATCTCCTCATGGTAGTCGTAGGACGAGTCTGGCTTGGGGGACTCTGCCTCCTGGGCCTGggaagggggaagtggggggtCTGGAGGGGTTAGCATGGGGCcgcccaccccctaccccaccaCGCTCCTGCAGCCCCAGGCACAGTGCACTGGGGTGCTTGAAAGCCGTGTGAATTGTAAACATCTAGACTGAGTTCTTCCGAGAAACTTCGACGGAGTTATCAGGACCTGAGAGTTAAGGAGGAGAGGGCAAACAGACACAGAAGAATGGCGCCCTAAAGTTgcaagtggggcctttgggagggtTGAGTAGAAGTCTGTCTTCCTCGTGATCTTCAGATCACTACTGGAGGTAACTTTCCCACCTCCCACTCTACTTTGAGGCCAATTAGACATCCAGTCCTCTGGGGGccacagagggaggaagaaaccCAAGGTCTGCATTGAGAGAACCTCAGTATATGGGAACCAACGGTAGGGTTATGGGGAAGCCTGGTCCCATCTGCAGGAGGAGGAAAGGGCCCCACATGGAGAGCTAGATGGGGGAGACCAAAGCCAGCTTCAAGTGACCTGACAATCTTACGAAGGGCTGCCTGGTCTCCAGTTACAGCTGAGTGCCAGCCTGGGGATAGGGTGCACGTCTCCTACTCCTTTTAGCAGTTCTCTGGAATCTAACAGCTCTCAGCTCCTATCTTGTGGTGTCCCCATTATGCTCTTCCCCCCTGTGCTGGGACAGGCTGGGGCAGTGAGAAGAGGCATCCTCCTTACCAAAGAAGCCTTTGACTTCCCTTCGGACATGGGGTCATCAGGCACCATCTTGGGGAAGGTTGGGCAGCTTTCTCCTGCCCCCCGGCCTTCCATCATCTCTCCCTGTCCTCTGTTGCCATCCAGAAAACCACAATACTGCCGGTTGGGGCCAAAGGACATCTTTTGAGGCATTAACCTTTGGCCTCACAAGATTCCACAGCCTGGCCACCATCACAATGCCCTGTCCTCATAATAACCCACATTCCACCAGTTGCTAAGGCCCCTTTGGCAGAGGGTGTGATACCTTTGAGGCGCCATTATTAAGAGCTGTAGGATGGGCCTTTGCCACCCCTAGGGACTGCTGTGAAAACTAGAATCCCAGCACTTGAAATCCAGAGTTCCATCATCTGAAATCTGTTCTCTTGAGTTCCTCTTTTAAATGCAGCCTGTATTGAGATGAGTCACGATTAGCTCCACAAaccctgttatgggctgaattatgtgCCCTCGCCCTGCACATTCATttgttggagtcctaaccccaaGGACCTTAGAACGTGACTTTATttagagatagggtctttacagaggtgattaagttaaaataaggtcattagggtgggtcctaatccaatatgactgatgtccttagaagaggaaatttggacacagacatgcacagaaggAGATGATGTGAAGatgggagaagatggccatctaaaGACCAAGGAGACAGGGCTTGTATTAGTGTTCTCCAGAAAACCAATAGGAGCCCAGCCTTATAAATTCGAATAGAACTTATAAAGAactggctcatgtgattatggggGCCGAGAAGTGGCACGATCTGCTGTCTGCAAGTGGGAGACTCATGAAAGCTGGTGGCACGaattcca
Encoded proteins:
- the TMEM247 gene encoding LOW QUALITY PROTEIN: transmembrane protein 247 (The sequence of the model RefSeq protein was modified relative to this genomic sequence to represent the inferred CDS: deleted 2 bases in 1 codon), which translates into the protein MATEDREMMEGRGAGESCPTFPKMVPDDPMSEGKSKASLAQEAESPKPDSSYDYHEEMETCEDRGCPGPPKSLSSKASPATTKGQEGDGPERAEPPLAPAAAAPGTPGPQRNDEMELEKMRMEFELERLWYLQEENERQRQHEEVMEQLRQQATPRLFSGGLQDLLLPQNQFAMFLYCFIFIHIIYVTKEMVFFLFSKHYLFCIVAMLLCLIKTLWSYFQLPSPPGPASLMIQRILLGRPGRGEGAGAERRGQRAGAATGARAGIRAATEAAAAPRARRPLPSGGGSRCMGPGGRPCCAERRRRRTPQAGWG